A stretch of the Duncaniella dubosii genome encodes the following:
- a CDS encoding GDP-L-fucose synthase family protein — protein sequence MEKNSKIYVAGHRGMVGSAIVRELRRQGYTNIITRTHAELDLISQQAVNDFFATEKPDYVFLAAAKVGGIEANSSALADFMYDNMMLEMNVIHAAWRNGCKKLEFLGSSCIYPRMAPQPMPESCLLTSELEKTNEAYALAKISGLKYCEFLNRQYGTDYISVMPTNLYGPNDNYHPTHSHVLPALIRRFHEAKLAGEPVVTCWGDGSPLREFLYVDDLAELCVFLMNSYSGNETVNAGTGKELTIRELAELVASTVGYEGRIEWDTTKPNGTPRKLLDVSKATRLGWTASTPLAEGIRLAYEDFLNNPMRAER from the coding sequence ACATCATAACACGCACCCACGCCGAACTCGACCTCATCAGCCAGCAGGCGGTCAACGACTTCTTCGCCACAGAGAAGCCCGACTACGTGTTCCTCGCCGCCGCCAAGGTAGGGGGCATCGAGGCGAACTCATCGGCTCTCGCCGACTTCATGTACGACAACATGATGCTCGAGATGAACGTCATTCACGCCGCATGGCGGAACGGATGCAAAAAACTCGAATTCCTCGGCTCGTCGTGCATCTACCCCCGCATGGCCCCGCAGCCCATGCCCGAGTCATGCCTACTCACCTCAGAGCTGGAGAAAACCAACGAGGCGTATGCGCTCGCAAAGATCTCCGGACTGAAGTACTGCGAGTTCCTCAACCGGCAGTACGGCACGGACTACATCTCCGTCATGCCCACCAACCTCTACGGCCCGAACGACAACTACCACCCCACGCACTCCCACGTCCTCCCCGCGCTCATCCGCCGTTTCCATGAAGCGAAACTCGCGGGCGAGCCAGTCGTGACATGCTGGGGCGACGGCTCGCCGCTGCGCGAGTTCCTCTATGTCGACGACCTCGCCGAGCTTTGCGTGTTCCTCATGAACAGCTACTCCGGCAACGAGACCGTCAACGCCGGCACGGGCAAGGAGCTCACCATACGCGAGCTGGCGGAGCTTGTCGCGTCGACCGTCGGCTACGAAGGCCGCATCGAATGGGACACCACCAAGCCCAACGGCACACCCCGCAAGCTCCTCGACGTGAGCAAGGCCACCCGCCTCGGCTGGACCGCCTCGACCCCTCTCGCCGAAGGCATCCGCCTCGCCTACGAAGACTTCCTCAACAACCCGATGCGCGCCGAGCGCTGA
- a CDS encoding FKBP-type peptidyl-prolyl cis-trans isomerase, translating into MAKPEYIQKNKAWLEAKSHEDGVHPLDKGIFYKVIKRGRTDGPSPNRSSVVVAHYTGKTINGKTFDNSRGGVAPAFRLRELIPGWIIALQQMHVGDKWEIYIPAEQAYGKLNQPGIPGGSTLIFEIELLGIS; encoded by the coding sequence ATGGCAAAACCGGAATATATTCAGAAAAACAAAGCTTGGCTTGAGGCCAAATCACACGAAGACGGAGTTCATCCGCTCGACAAAGGAATATTTTATAAAGTAATCAAACGAGGACGCACTGACGGACCGAGCCCAAACCGCAGCAGTGTCGTCGTGGCACACTATACAGGCAAAACAATCAACGGCAAAACCTTTGACAACAGCCGTGGAGGTGTCGCACCGGCTTTCCGTCTGCGCGAACTGATACCCGGATGGATTATTGCCCTCCAACAAATGCACGTCGGCGACAAATGGGAAATATACATCCCGGCCGAACAGGCATACGGTAAATTAAACCAGCCCGGAATACCCGGCGGCTCGACACTGATTTTTGAAATCGAACTTCTCGGAATCTCATAA